The Mycolicibacterium mageritense genome contains a region encoding:
- a CDS encoding diol dehydratase reactivase ATPase-like domain-containing protein, whose protein sequence is MRPDALVAGVDIGNSTTEVAIGRLRGPGLGATPVVADRVATVGIKGGLESVKAAADLVHRLELECGQRVDAVIVAELAPAPVVDASWPRRKPDAGLPVDILDVPDAATCTGVGAFAGCYVRLDELDSTSADEPLVVGIDSAWDFADAARELTAAQDREVNIVGVLVEKDEAVLIGNRTSLACPTIDTVPLSGIAHGTLVVGESAPRGNGVNRLADPVFLAHSLRLGPAAIPALLPLTRHFASVSAAVLVKADAEPDASEHRVIGEIVWEDSHAQRRLLLPASADVLARAVPPGGVRSLTATSGTPLSAALNACPGGVRDIAALDLSVSDSVPLAVLASAAPLDDVCAVFAEIVMRPVFVGGAEARAGWIGARSTPGLPREVVVIDIGAGTLDVITGDDSVAVAGAGDLITAGVALSLSISTTLAENAKMHPAVRVETPHLIAREDGVREFPEDPVPGSSVGRLSLVTAHGDLVPLGSRLAPETWHRERLGIKATVLERGLLRARRVLRGGFADDALLLLAGGGAEDAELVTAAARFAHLGQVAIADVAGRFGPRCAVAWGLVLGAGEG, encoded by the coding sequence TTGCGGCCCGACGCTCTGGTTGCCGGGGTCGATATTGGCAACAGCACGACCGAGGTCGCGATCGGTCGTCTTCGGGGGCCGGGGCTCGGCGCGACACCTGTTGTCGCGGATCGCGTTGCCACCGTGGGCATAAAAGGCGGTCTCGAATCGGTCAAGGCCGCCGCTGATCTTGTGCATCGGTTGGAGCTGGAATGCGGTCAACGCGTTGACGCGGTGATCGTTGCCGAGCTTGCTCCGGCACCGGTGGTCGACGCTTCGTGGCCGCGGCGGAAGCCAGACGCTGGACTGCCCGTAGACATCCTCGACGTTCCAGATGCAGCGACCTGCACGGGCGTTGGCGCGTTCGCTGGTTGCTACGTTCGGCTTGACGAGCTCGACTCCACCTCCGCCGACGAGCCACTTGTAGTCGGTATCGACAGTGCTTGGGACTTTGCCGACGCGGCACGCGAACTTACGGCTGCCCAAGACCGGGAGGTCAACATTGTCGGCGTTCTTGTCGAGAAGGACGAAGCTGTTCTCATCGGCAACCGCACGAGCCTCGCATGCCCGACGATCGATACGGTCCCGCTGTCCGGTATCGCTCATGGCACGCTCGTCGTCGGCGAGTCAGCCCCTCGCGGGAACGGTGTCAACCGACTTGCCGACCCGGTGTTTCTGGCGCACTCACTGCGCCTAGGGCCTGCGGCGATACCAGCCCTGCTGCCGCTCACACGCCACTTCGCATCTGTGTCCGCGGCGGTCCTCGTCAAAGCTGATGCCGAGCCGGACGCCAGTGAACACCGAGTGATCGGCGAGATTGTCTGGGAGGACAGTCATGCGCAACGGCGGCTGTTGCTGCCGGCTTCGGCGGACGTCTTGGCCCGAGCGGTGCCTCCGGGCGGTGTCAGGTCGCTGACGGCCACCTCCGGTACGCCTTTGTCGGCGGCCCTGAACGCTTGCCCAGGAGGCGTGAGGGATATTGCGGCTCTTGATCTTTCAGTATCAGATTCGGTGCCGCTGGCGGTCCTGGCTTCGGCCGCTCCTCTTGATGACGTGTGCGCCGTCTTTGCCGAGATCGTCATGCGACCGGTGTTCGTCGGTGGGGCCGAGGCCAGGGCAGGCTGGATCGGCGCACGTTCCACTCCCGGCCTGCCCCGCGAAGTGGTCGTCATTGACATCGGCGCAGGCACCCTCGATGTCATCACCGGCGACGACTCGGTGGCCGTCGCCGGCGCCGGCGACTTGATCACAGCAGGGGTGGCGTTGTCGCTGTCAATCTCGACAACCCTGGCAGAGAACGCGAAAATGCACCCGGCCGTGCGCGTGGAGACACCACACCTGATTGCCAGAGAAGACGGAGTGCGCGAGTTTCCCGAGGATCCTGTCCCGGGCTCGTCCGTCGGCCGGCTCAGCTTGGTCACAGCGCATGGCGACCTGGTGCCGCTCGGCAGCCGGTTGGCGCCCGAGACCTGGCACCGCGAGCGCTTAGGCATCAAAGCGACCGTTCTTGAGCGAGGCCTGTTGCGGGCGCGCCGTGTTCTGCGTGGAGGCTTCGCCGATGACGCGCTACTCCTCTTGGCCGGCGGCGGCGCCGAAGACGCCGAGCTCGTCACCGCTGCAGCCCGATTCGCACACCTGGGTCAGGTAGCTATCGCGGACGTCG
- a CDS encoding diol dehydratase small subunit, which produces MEGSDVNSTHAGADVPRAQSGRPVNEVNVGAVLAGEIGPDDIRISPDGLARQAAVAREHGDVQLAENLLRAAELVAVPEDQLLEYYELLRPGRATPDRLRSVGEELRNRGMPLVAALFTEAAAVTPVTRDGDV; this is translated from the coding sequence GTGGAAGGATCTGATGTGAACTCGACACATGCTGGAGCGGATGTTCCCCGCGCCCAGTCCGGTCGGCCAGTCAACGAAGTGAACGTGGGTGCCGTCCTGGCCGGTGAGATCGGTCCCGACGACATCCGCATCTCTCCCGACGGTCTGGCACGCCAAGCAGCTGTTGCCCGTGAGCACGGTGACGTCCAACTGGCTGAGAACTTGTTGCGGGCAGCCGAGCTGGTTGCCGTCCCGGAAGACCAGCTGTTGGAGTACTACGAGCTCCTGCGTCCCGGGCGTGCGACCCCTGACCGGTTGCGCTCGGTGGGGGAGGAGCTGCGGAACCGGGGCATGCCGCTGGTCGCTGCCCTGTTCACCGAGGCGGCAGCCGTGACACCTGTGACCCGTGATGGGGATGTATAG
- a CDS encoding propanediol/glycerol family dehydratase large subunit codes for MNRDEKPTQTGQTGSAMLDGLAEEQPDWGLIALHSPYDPEPSVVIRDGRVVELDGVPEERFDQIDTFIALRGIDVAIAEQAMAIPDIDLARMLVDLRVPRAEVSRLAGGLTPAKLAAVVRLLEPHELMTAVAKMRVRQTPSIQAHVTNRLDDPLLLAADAATAVARGFRELETTVPVFPDAASNAVALLVGSQVAHPGAITQCSVEEAFELKLGVRGLTTYAETISIYGTDQVFEDGDDTPWSKTFLISAYASRGIKVRVTSGAGSEVLMGAAQSKSMLYLESRCVSLARAMGVQGVQNGGIDGASVAGSVPAGFKGLLAENLMVMVRGMESCSGNDTLVSESDIRRTARSLPLILTGSDFIFSGFGSVPRYDNMFGPSNFNGEDVEDYLLVQRDWEVDGGLRSVDRDTLINVRRRAAAAVQAVYRHLDLFDFSDEQVEAAALASGSKDLPEANASSAQIAASAIERRQLTAIDVVRALAETGFEIEAERVLEMVKHRVVGDYLQPAAIFDEQMNLLSAHTDPNTYAGPGTGYRMSAHRRSEVTYAPRAVSFAALSKNQIDHATPDQVVEHDEAVTSHDPRDVVVGVSPAFAKDLWVGTNGVPIRTMLREILAGIEEQGCHGRIVRIRHSIDLGQIGLSAARLAGSGIGVGLQAKGTVLIHRRDLPPLANLELLSTAPLITTDMYRTIGLNAGGYVKNMAPRPIRNPYTEEAITARYHALTVALVAIERAASDVNARPTTIEWKDLM; via the coding sequence ATGAATCGGGACGAAAAGCCAACGCAGACAGGTCAAACCGGCTCTGCCATGCTCGACGGCCTCGCCGAGGAGCAACCGGACTGGGGACTGATCGCCCTTCACAGTCCTTACGATCCTGAGCCCTCAGTGGTCATCAGAGATGGCCGGGTAGTCGAGCTCGACGGTGTGCCCGAGGAACGTTTCGACCAGATCGACACTTTCATTGCCTTGCGCGGCATCGACGTCGCGATTGCCGAGCAAGCGATGGCGATTCCCGACATCGATCTGGCGCGCATGCTCGTCGACTTGCGCGTTCCACGTGCCGAAGTCAGCCGCCTCGCAGGGGGACTCACCCCAGCCAAGCTCGCTGCTGTCGTGCGACTCCTGGAACCGCACGAGCTGATGACCGCTGTAGCGAAAATGCGGGTGCGGCAGACACCCTCCATTCAGGCTCACGTCACCAACAGGCTCGATGACCCTCTTCTGCTCGCTGCGGATGCCGCAACGGCTGTGGCCCGCGGGTTCCGCGAACTCGAAACGACAGTGCCGGTGTTCCCCGACGCGGCCAGCAACGCGGTCGCCCTTCTCGTCGGAAGCCAAGTCGCTCATCCCGGAGCAATCACACAGTGCTCAGTGGAGGAAGCCTTCGAACTGAAGCTGGGCGTACGCGGGCTGACGACGTACGCCGAGACGATCAGCATCTACGGCACCGACCAGGTATTCGAAGACGGTGATGACACACCATGGTCCAAAACCTTCCTGATCTCCGCCTACGCGAGCCGCGGAATCAAGGTCCGCGTAACGTCCGGCGCCGGCAGTGAAGTCCTCATGGGCGCCGCACAGTCCAAATCGATGCTCTATCTGGAGTCTCGGTGCGTTTCCCTCGCTCGAGCCATGGGTGTGCAAGGCGTCCAGAACGGCGGTATTGACGGCGCCAGCGTCGCCGGCAGCGTCCCGGCCGGCTTCAAGGGACTGCTGGCAGAAAACCTGATGGTGATGGTGCGGGGGATGGAGTCGTGCTCCGGCAACGACACGCTGGTCAGCGAATCGGACATCCGGCGCACCGCGCGCAGCCTGCCCCTCATCTTGACGGGCAGCGATTTCATCTTCTCCGGCTTCGGCAGCGTGCCGCGCTATGACAACATGTTCGGTCCGTCGAACTTCAACGGCGAAGATGTGGAGGATTACCTGCTCGTTCAGCGCGACTGGGAGGTCGACGGCGGGCTGCGGTCGGTCGATCGCGACACCCTGATCAACGTGCGCCGGCGTGCCGCTGCCGCCGTTCAGGCGGTCTACCGCCACCTCGACCTCTTCGACTTCTCCGATGAGCAGGTGGAGGCAGCGGCGCTGGCCTCGGGAAGCAAGGATTTGCCGGAGGCGAATGCGAGCTCGGCCCAGATTGCCGCCAGCGCGATTGAGCGTCGCCAGTTGACGGCGATTGACGTGGTGCGTGCGTTGGCCGAGACCGGATTCGAGATCGAAGCCGAACGGGTGCTCGAAATGGTCAAGCATCGCGTCGTCGGCGATTACCTGCAGCCGGCCGCCATCTTCGACGAGCAGATGAACTTGCTCAGTGCCCACACCGATCCGAACACCTACGCGGGCCCGGGCACGGGCTACCGAATGAGTGCCCATCGACGATCCGAAGTGACCTACGCACCGCGTGCAGTCAGCTTCGCGGCGTTGTCGAAGAATCAGATCGATCACGCCACCCCGGACCAAGTGGTCGAGCACGATGAAGCCGTCACGTCGCATGACCCACGTGACGTCGTGGTAGGCGTCAGCCCCGCGTTCGCGAAGGATCTATGGGTCGGCACGAACGGCGTTCCAATACGCACCATGCTTCGCGAGATCCTCGCCGGGATCGAAGAGCAGGGGTGTCACGGTCGAATCGTGCGGATACGTCACAGTATTGACCTCGGCCAGATAGGACTGAGTGCGGCCAGACTGGCCGGTTCTGGCATCGGCGTCGGCCTACAAGCCAAGGGAACGGTCCTGATCCATCGTCGCGACCTGCCCCCATTGGCGAACCTCGAACTGCTGAGCACCGCGCCGCTCATCACTACGGACATGTACCGCACTATCGGCCTCAACGCAGGCGGCTATGTCAAGAACATGGCTCCCCGGCCGATCCGCAACCCCTACACAGAAGAAGCGATCACCGCGAGGTACCACGCGCTCACCGTGGCTTTGGTCGCCATCGAACGTGCTGCCTCCGACGTCAACGCGCGACCCACGACGATCGAGTGGAAGGATCTGATGTGA
- a CDS encoding APC family permease, protein MQADLTFDTDARNPTIDPTRASNHYGGNMQSDKRDDDDLSKYGYEQKLSRAIGGYTSFALSFSMVTITTTIFTLFADPFTKLGGVGIWLWLPVTAGVLMLTLVYGHLAARMPVTGYAYQWSSRLVGPHFGAAVGWVALCSFFVGTASIALAMASVFAPEVWDSPTQRQIQLVAGIAIALAVIINIVGVKAAGWINNIGATTELVGTLGLGAVTVVGLMFFFDNKEGPSVLFDTNPVGGGEIGLGVLGLAALLPLYTLLGWEGAADLAEETHDPRRTAPRAMVRAVLVSGIAGFVIYAIFAMAIPFGIEDTVNQGRNPLFYVVSTQLGTGAARFIEVVALVSIFAALLANVTVATRMLFALSRDNVLPFGKRLAKVSTTTHAPVRCVVVVGVFALGINLLSAGLVAKVLSLTAVAYYTTYLLTMVATIYGQRRGTIPTAPRGYFSLGRWLVPLAGVGIAWSLVVIAYGTIPEGNRVAAEYFGYALLIGILYWALYLRRKINSGEAGPPKQTVQPPPAVLSEDMNA, encoded by the coding sequence ATGCAGGCTGACCTGACGTTCGACACCGACGCACGCAACCCGACCATCGACCCAACTCGCGCTTCGAACCACTACGGAGGAAATATGCAATCCGACAAGAGGGATGACGACGACCTGTCCAAATATGGCTACGAACAAAAGCTTTCGCGTGCCATCGGCGGTTATACGTCGTTCGCGCTCAGCTTCTCGATGGTGACGATCACGACAACCATCTTCACGCTCTTTGCCGACCCGTTCACCAAGCTAGGCGGAGTGGGAATCTGGCTATGGCTACCCGTCACAGCAGGCGTGCTGATGCTGACTCTCGTGTACGGGCATCTCGCCGCCCGGATGCCCGTCACCGGTTACGCCTACCAGTGGTCCTCGCGCCTTGTGGGGCCACACTTTGGCGCAGCCGTGGGCTGGGTTGCGCTGTGCAGCTTCTTCGTCGGAACCGCCAGTATCGCGCTCGCAATGGCATCGGTATTCGCTCCAGAAGTGTGGGATTCGCCCACACAGCGCCAGATCCAGCTGGTTGCCGGCATCGCGATCGCGCTCGCGGTGATCATCAATATCGTGGGAGTCAAGGCAGCCGGCTGGATAAACAACATCGGAGCCACCACCGAACTGGTGGGCACCCTCGGCCTTGGCGCTGTGACGGTTGTCGGGCTGATGTTCTTCTTCGACAACAAAGAAGGGCCCTCAGTGCTCTTCGACACCAACCCGGTGGGCGGCGGGGAAATCGGGCTCGGCGTCCTGGGCCTTGCCGCGCTTCTCCCTCTCTACACGCTGCTCGGTTGGGAAGGCGCTGCGGATCTTGCTGAAGAAACCCACGACCCACGGCGGACAGCGCCGCGGGCCATGGTCCGCGCCGTGCTTGTGAGCGGAATTGCCGGCTTCGTCATCTACGCGATCTTCGCCATGGCGATCCCATTTGGCATCGAGGACACCGTGAACCAGGGCCGCAATCCGCTGTTCTACGTCGTGAGCACCCAACTCGGGACCGGCGCCGCACGGTTCATCGAGGTCGTCGCGCTGGTTTCCATCTTCGCTGCCTTGTTGGCCAACGTCACCGTGGCAACACGGATGCTCTTCGCCCTCTCCCGAGACAACGTGCTTCCGTTCGGGAAGCGCCTCGCGAAGGTGAGCACCACGACGCATGCTCCAGTGCGGTGTGTGGTCGTGGTTGGCGTGTTCGCGTTGGGGATCAATCTCCTCTCCGCGGGCCTTGTTGCGAAGGTGCTGAGTCTCACCGCAGTTGCGTACTACACGACATACCTACTGACGATGGTTGCCACAATCTACGGTCAGCGGCGCGGCACGATCCCGACCGCGCCCCGTGGATACTTCAGCCTCGGTCGCTGGCTCGTACCACTGGCAGGTGTCGGAATTGCCTGGTCGCTCGTCGTCATCGCCTACGGCACCATTCCCGAGGGCAACCGAGTAGCCGCCGAGTACTTCGGCTACGCACTTCTCATCGGAATTCTGTACTGGGCGCTCTACCTTCGCCGCAAGATCAACAGTGGCGAGGCCGGGCCGCCGAAGCAGACAGTTCAGCCGCCGCCCGCGGTGCTTAGCGAGGACATGAACGCATGA
- a CDS encoding phosphotransferase, protein MDSRSLASERQTDQRSVDSTAPGSPDVPISVIADALRETYGLDVIDAKPAGGEVDMNVRVDTESGRFLVKISAPRGEDERWRDDILCHVAREAPWLPVPHLVANLQGATSTPLIDGIAGWQMRVFNWLEGDLLAHVSPTLKLLGDLGRSSAELTEALLSFDDASMATHPWDLRTAVETLQDNIPFLRSSEHADAVRRVLDIFDAVQPLLGQLPRATVHHDLNDYNILVMSDVEGRQRISGILDFNDALRTFRVADPAIAAAYAMLRQSAPIDAAAAVVSGYHFRSALSDAELEAVLPLAATRLCLNATLWTRRTADLEHTEAVKYGRCRMADTWPAVEHISRVDPRWALDRIRRACRLT, encoded by the coding sequence ATGGATTCCAGGAGCCTCGCCAGCGAGCGACAAACGGATCAGCGGTCCGTCGACAGCACCGCCCCCGGGTCTCCCGACGTTCCGATCTCCGTTATCGCAGATGCGCTACGCGAAACGTATGGGCTTGACGTTATAGACGCGAAGCCCGCCGGCGGAGAAGTCGACATGAACGTACGGGTCGACACAGAAAGTGGTCGGTTCTTAGTCAAGATCAGTGCACCACGAGGTGAAGACGAACGGTGGCGTGATGACATCCTGTGCCACGTTGCTCGAGAGGCGCCGTGGCTCCCGGTTCCACACCTGGTCGCGAACCTTCAAGGGGCGACTTCGACGCCGCTAATCGACGGAATCGCCGGTTGGCAGATGAGGGTCTTCAACTGGCTCGAGGGTGACCTTCTTGCTCACGTCAGTCCGACGCTGAAGCTCTTGGGCGACCTCGGGCGTTCGTCTGCTGAACTCACTGAGGCGCTCCTATCGTTCGACGATGCTTCGATGGCGACCCATCCTTGGGATCTCCGCACAGCTGTCGAGACTCTGCAGGACAACATCCCTTTTCTGCGGTCGTCCGAGCATGCCGACGCCGTCCGTCGCGTCCTCGACATTTTCGACGCTGTCCAACCTCTGCTGGGGCAGTTGCCGCGAGCGACAGTGCACCACGACCTTAACGACTACAACATCCTCGTCATGTCGGATGTAGAAGGTCGTCAACGGATCAGCGGAATTCTTGACTTCAACGATGCCCTTCGGACATTCCGCGTTGCCGACCCCGCGATCGCCGCGGCGTACGCAATGCTGCGTCAATCGGCACCTATCGACGCCGCAGCGGCTGTCGTTAGCGGCTATCACTTCCGCTCCGCGCTCAGCGACGCCGAACTCGAGGCGGTCCTCCCACTAGCCGCGACACGACTGTGCCTCAACGCGACCCTCTGGACCCGTCGGACCGCCGACCTTGAGCACACTGAGGCCGTCAAATATGGACGGTGCCGGATGGCTGACACGTGGCCGGCCGTGGAGCACATCTCGCGGGTCGATCCACGGTGGGCTCTTGACCGAATCCGGCGCGCATGCAGGCTGACCTGA
- a CDS encoding ArsR/SmtB family transcription factor: MDVFEAVAEPSRRALLDALIDGERTAGELVATLPGLTQPTVSRHLKVLREVGLVEVRPDAQRRIYALRSDGLMQIDAWIDRYRRYWTNHLDALERHLESTHKETK, from the coding sequence ATGGATGTCTTCGAGGCGGTAGCCGAACCCAGTCGACGGGCCCTGCTCGACGCTCTCATCGACGGAGAACGCACCGCGGGTGAGTTGGTGGCGACCCTGCCCGGGCTGACCCAGCCGACCGTGTCGCGGCATCTCAAGGTGCTGCGCGAGGTCGGCCTCGTCGAGGTGCGTCCGGACGCTCAGCGGCGCATCTACGCGCTGCGCAGCGACGGCCTGATGCAGATCGACGCCTGGATCGACCGTTACCGCCGCTACTGGACCAACCACCTCGACGCCCTCGAGCGCCATCTCGAATCGACCCACAAGGAGACGAAATGA
- a CDS encoding SRPBCC family protein, with protein sequence MTSREGKLTVEGDRAALLFERRLPYPVDAVWAAITDPAQRDQWMGTTTIDAREGGTIEMVPHSPPIPPQQKTMTGRIRVWDPPRVFEHEWNQPILTDTGSGVVRYELTPDGEGTLLRFSHHGLTVRDAEGFHPGTHAYLDRLEAHLGGQPLPDWAQRYQEVAHLLRGNDHAAQWN encoded by the coding sequence ATGACCAGCCGCGAAGGAAAACTCACGGTCGAAGGCGACCGGGCGGCACTCCTGTTCGAGCGCCGGCTGCCCTATCCCGTCGACGCCGTATGGGCCGCCATCACCGATCCCGCGCAACGCGATCAATGGATGGGCACGACGACGATCGACGCCCGAGAAGGCGGCACCATCGAGATGGTTCCGCACTCGCCACCGATCCCACCGCAGCAGAAGACGATGACGGGCCGGATCCGCGTGTGGGATCCACCGCGAGTGTTCGAGCACGAATGGAACCAACCCATCCTGACCGACACCGGATCCGGCGTCGTGCGCTACGAACTCACGCCCGACGGCGAGGGCACACTGCTGCGGTTCAGCCACCACGGCCTCACCGTGCGTGACGCCGAGGGATTCCATCCGGGCACGCATGCGTATCTGGACCGGCTGGAGGCCCACCTCGGCGGCCAACCCCTGCCCGACTGGGCTCAGCGCTACCAGGAAGTCGCTCACCTTCTGAGAGGAAATGATCATGCCGCACAATGGAACTGA
- a CDS encoding flavodoxin family protein yields the protein MPHNGTDIAAPTVAVVYHSGFGHTATLADAVAAGARDAGAEVSIVAVDTLTEDDWNLLDGVDAMIFGSATYMGNVSAGFQAFAEQTGRRCMNGAWRDKVAGGFTNSGAKSGDKFATLSSLAVFAAQHHMHWVSLGLGAGWNSSTGSENDLNRLGFWLGAGTQTDVDAGPADVHPADVATCRHLGARIALVTRQLNIGRSVSPAAPVPAASSAPTR from the coding sequence ATGCCGCACAATGGAACTGACATCGCCGCGCCCACCGTTGCGGTGGTCTACCACTCCGGGTTCGGCCACACCGCGACCCTGGCCGACGCGGTCGCGGCGGGTGCGCGCGACGCCGGTGCCGAGGTCAGCATCGTGGCCGTCGACACGCTCACCGAGGACGACTGGAACCTGCTCGACGGCGTCGACGCGATGATCTTCGGCAGTGCGACCTACATGGGCAACGTGTCCGCCGGATTCCAGGCCTTCGCCGAACAGACCGGCAGACGCTGCATGAACGGCGCCTGGCGCGACAAGGTCGCCGGCGGATTCACCAACTCGGGCGCCAAGAGCGGCGACAAGTTCGCCACCCTGAGCTCACTGGCAGTGTTCGCCGCCCAGCACCACATGCATTGGGTGAGCCTCGGTTTGGGCGCGGGCTGGAACAGTTCGACGGGCAGCGAGAACGACCTCAACCGCCTGGGCTTCTGGCTCGGCGCGGGTACCCAGACCGATGTCGACGCCGGCCCGGCCGACGTCCACCCCGCCGATGTCGCGACGTGCCGGCATCTGGGCGCACGCATCGCGCTGGTGACCCGCCAGCTCAACATCGGCCGGTCGGTCAGTCCAGCGGCTCCAGTTCCTGCAGCATCGTCGGCACCAACTCGCTGA
- a CDS encoding FAD-containing oxidoreductase translates to MPTAQRFDAVIIGAGQAGPPLAGRLTAAGQTVAVIERKLVGGTCVNYGCIPTKTLVASAHAAHLARRGAEYGIGTGEVDVDMAKVKARKDRIMLDDRHGVESWLEGMDGATLIRGHARFVDPHTVDVDGTLLQADRFYLNVGGRAVVPDFPGLSDIDYLTNVGILELDTVPEHLVIIGGSYIALEFAQMYRRFGAQVTVVEKGPRLTSREDEDVSATIKDILTAEAIDVVLNANAIRFAKTDTGFTVTPRDGAEPIAGTHLLLAVGRQPNTDDLGLELAGVRTDERGYVVVDDQLRTTADHIWAMGDCNGKGAFTHTSYNDFEIVAANLLDDDPRRVSDRVPTYALYIDPPLGRAGMTVAQVRASGRKALVGKRPMTRVGRAVEKGETQGFMKVVVDAETEEILGAAILGVGGDEVVHAILDIMTAKKPYTAISRTMHIHPTVSELVPTMLQELEPLD, encoded by the coding sequence ATGCCCACTGCTCAGCGATTCGACGCAGTCATCATCGGAGCCGGCCAGGCCGGTCCGCCCCTGGCGGGCAGGCTGACCGCTGCCGGCCAGACCGTCGCGGTGATCGAACGCAAACTGGTCGGCGGTACGTGCGTGAACTACGGGTGCATCCCCACCAAGACCCTGGTGGCCAGCGCGCACGCCGCGCACCTGGCCCGACGCGGAGCCGAATACGGCATCGGCACAGGCGAAGTCGACGTCGACATGGCCAAGGTCAAGGCCCGCAAGGACCGCATCATGCTGGACGACCGGCACGGGGTGGAGTCGTGGCTCGAGGGGATGGACGGCGCCACGCTGATCCGCGGCCACGCCCGGTTCGTCGACCCGCACACCGTCGATGTCGACGGGACGCTGCTGCAGGCCGACCGGTTCTACCTCAACGTGGGTGGCCGCGCCGTGGTGCCCGACTTTCCCGGGCTGTCCGACATCGACTACCTGACCAACGTCGGCATCCTCGAACTCGACACGGTGCCAGAGCATCTCGTGATCATCGGGGGCAGTTACATCGCACTCGAGTTCGCCCAGATGTACCGGCGCTTCGGTGCGCAGGTGACCGTGGTGGAGAAGGGGCCACGGCTGACCTCCCGCGAGGACGAGGACGTCTCGGCCACGATCAAGGACATCCTGACCGCCGAGGCCATCGATGTCGTGTTGAACGCCAACGCCATTCGATTCGCCAAGACCGACACGGGATTCACCGTCACTCCACGCGACGGGGCTGAGCCGATCGCAGGCACACACCTGCTGTTGGCGGTCGGGCGTCAACCCAACACCGACGATCTGGGGCTGGAGCTCGCCGGGGTGCGCACCGATGAGCGCGGCTACGTCGTGGTCGACGATCAGTTGCGCACGACCGCCGACCACATCTGGGCGATGGGGGACTGCAACGGCAAGGGCGCGTTCACGCACACGTCGTACAACGACTTCGAGATCGTCGCCGCGAACCTGCTCGACGACGATCCGCGACGCGTGAGCGACCGCGTCCCCACCTATGCGCTCTACATCGATCCGCCGTTGGGGCGGGCCGGGATGACTGTCGCGCAGGTGCGGGCATCGGGCCGAAAGGCGTTGGTGGGCAAGCGTCCGATGACGCGGGTTGGTCGCGCCGTCGAGAAGGGCGAGACACAGGGCTTCATGAAGGTGGTGGTCGACGCCGAGACCGAGGAGATCCTCGGCGCGGCCATCCTCGGTGTCGGCGGCGACGAGGTGGTGCACGCGATCCTCGACATCATGACGGCGAAGAAGCCCTACACCGCGATCTCGCGCACCATGCACATCCACCCGACCGTCAGCGAGTTGGTGCCGACGATGCTGCAGGAACTGGAGCCGCTGGACTGA